The following proteins come from a genomic window of Candidatus Methylomirabilis tolerans:
- a CDS encoding PqiC family protein: MGIETSNPAVPSNAGLAVGIRRVALPDYLDRPQIVTRAGPNTLDLAEFDRWAAPLAETFPRILAENLAGLIPTDRVAAFPWPKGAQPDYEVTVEVTQLEGRLGGECVLIARWSVFGRESKALLTTGKSSLTESAGGDYETLVAATSRLIGALSRDIATAVKTIPREEE, translated from the coding sequence GTGGGCATTGAAACATCGAACCCCGCCGTGCCGTCCAATGCCGGCCTCGCGGTGGGGATCCGTCGAGTGGCGCTGCCGGACTATCTCGATCGGCCGCAGATCGTGACTCGTGCCGGTCCGAACACGCTGGATCTTGCGGAGTTCGACCGCTGGGCGGCGCCCCTCGCGGAGACGTTTCCCCGTATTCTCGCCGAGAACCTGGCCGGTCTGATCCCGACAGATCGCGTGGCCGCGTTCCCCTGGCCCAAGGGCGCCCAGCCGGATTACGAGGTGACCGTGGAGGTAACACAGTTGGAGGGGCGCCTCGGCGGCGAGTGCGTGCTAATTGCCCGCTGGAGCGTCTTCGGTAGAGAGAGTAAGGCGCTGCTCACCACGGGGAAGTCGAGCCTGACTGAATCGGCGGGCGGCGACTACGAGACCCTGGTGGCGGCCACAAGTCGGCTGATCGGCGCGCTCAGCCGGGACATCGCAACGGCGGTAAAAACGATCCCGCGCGAGGAAGAATGA